One Candidatus Sulfurimonas baltica DNA segment encodes these proteins:
- a CDS encoding GGDEF domain-containing response regulator: MKMKDKILLIEDDATLLNKHIKNIVSLGYEIVVVSDFVQLDDVIKKDKDDFFIALHDHFLSKDFENRSLSLLMDNNIPAIVFAEEYNENIAEEAVSKGALDYVINNDDGIDYIYIKQMIERAYKNQVVKAIVADGNKRARSIQVNLLKKFNIQSYEANSHAQIETLLKEDSNIGLLVIDQSLDDEKGTNVISELRKTYSKDNLAIIGVSEHGHSSRLSIEFLKKGANDFITKPFTSEEFNLRVLQSLDTLEFIHVNKQSALTDHLTNMYNKRAFESLGIEILSKAKKESVSLACAVLDIDYFKKINDTYGHHIGDRVLVTVADLFREHFRKDDLVARVGGEEFVVLLSNISKEKLLNIFEGFREKIESTTISTDSGNINITISIGLYIAQEYILSKLFEHADELLYKAKNGGRNQVKVNTD, from the coding sequence ATGAAAATGAAAGATAAAATATTACTAATAGAGGACGATGCCACATTATTAAATAAACATATTAAAAATATTGTTTCATTAGGTTATGAGATTGTTGTAGTAAGTGATTTTGTGCAACTAGATGATGTAATAAAAAAAGATAAAGATGATTTTTTTATTGCTTTACACGATCACTTTCTTTCAAAAGATTTTGAAAATAGATCATTGTCATTGTTGATGGACAACAATATACCCGCGATAGTATTTGCAGAGGAGTACAATGAAAATATTGCCGAAGAAGCAGTTTCTAAAGGTGCTTTAGATTATGTTATTAATAATGATGATGGAATTGACTATATCTACATTAAACAAATGATTGAACGAGCCTATAAAAATCAAGTTGTAAAAGCTATTGTTGCCGATGGAAATAAAAGAGCGCGTTCTATACAGGTAAACTTATTGAAAAAATTCAATATACAATCATATGAAGCAAATAGTCATGCCCAAATAGAAACCTTGCTTAAAGAAGATAGTAACATTGGTTTACTGGTAATTGACCAATCTCTGGATGATGAAAAAGGCACAAATGTAATCTCGGAGCTTCGAAAAACATATAGCAAAGACAATCTAGCTATTATTGGAGTGAGTGAACATGGGCATTCAAGCCGTTTGTCTATAGAATTTTTAAAAAAAGGTGCAAATGATTTTATTACTAAGCCATTTACCAGTGAAGAGTTTAACCTTAGAGTTTTACAATCTTTAGATACTTTAGAATTTATACATGTAAATAAACAGAGCGCCTTGACTGACCATCTCACAAACATGTACAACAAGAGAGCTTTTGAATCTTTAGGTATTGAGATTCTTTCAAAAGCTAAAAAAGAGAGTGTAAGTCTAGCTTGTGCGGTACTTGATATTGATTATTTTAAAAAAATAAATGACACCTATGGTCACCATATTGGAGACAGAGTTTTAGTAACTGTTGCTGATTTATTTAGAGAACATTTTCGTAAAGACGACTTAGTGGCTAGGGTTGGAGGTGAAGAGTTTGTTGTTTTGTTAAGCAATATTTCTAAAGAGAAGCTTTTAAATATTTTTGAGGGTTTTAGAGAAAAAATCGAATCAACAACTATCTCCACAGATTCTGGCAATATTAATATTACTATTTCAATTGGTTTATATATAGCTCAAGAGTATATATTGAGTAAACTCTTTGAGCACGCCGATGAATTGCTTTATAAGGCTAAAAACGGCGGACGCAACCAGGTTAAAGTTAATACGGATTAG
- a CDS encoding TerB family tellurite resistance protein, whose protein sequence is MFNFLSGMDLFNQHTNKDAIKNILAVLMIVVVKADDKVSVKEQNKVLSFYKNEFGMDTDATEKLFDSVKHDDATFHSSLAELKIILQDDITAKAKALHHLNGVMYCDGSVNVECDLFEDIRKFLI, encoded by the coding sequence ATGTTTAATTTTTTAAGTGGTATGGATCTTTTTAATCAACACACAAACAAGGACGCTATTAAAAATATATTAGCTGTACTAATGATAGTTGTGGTTAAAGCAGATGATAAAGTCTCCGTTAAAGAGCAAAATAAAGTACTAAGTTTTTATAAAAATGAATTTGGCATGGACACAGACGCGACTGAAAAACTTTTTGATTCTGTTAAGCATGATGATGCTACTTTTCACTCATCTCTAGCTGAACTAAAAATAATACTTCAAGATGACATAACAGCAAAAGCAAAGGCACTTCATCATTTAAATGGTGTTATGTATTGTGATGGCAGTGTAAATGTAGAATGTGACTTATTTGAAGATATTAGAAAATTTTTAATATAA
- a CDS encoding transposase, translating into MRTSKYTKEFKDSTIQLILNNNESVSKIAADLDIHVKTLYNWMSSYKKEHRIPMRVVNTSSSTETLDEENKRLRREVKLLKQERDILKKATAYFAKEVL; encoded by the coding sequence ATGAGAACTAGTAAATACACCAAAGAATTTAAAGATTCCACAATTCAATTAATACTTAATAATAACGAGAGTGTCTCAAAGATAGCAGCTGATTTAGATATACATGTAAAGACTTTATATAACTGGATGAGCAGTTATAAAAAAGAGCATAGAATACCAATGAGAGTTGTAAATACATCATCTTCAACAGAGACACTAGATGAAGAGAATAAACGCCTCAGACGAGAGGTAAAGCTTTTAAAGCAAGAGCGTGACATTTTAAAAAAGGCGACCGCGTACTTCGCCAAAGAAGTTCTATAA
- a CDS encoding IS3 family transposase → MYEHRKSFSINLMSKVLKVDRTSYYHWIKTGCITKKVDEQLNDLIEVIFIQGRKNYGTRRIQDKLKELYGVLVSRKRISSIMKELGLKVNMKRRYKNTTDSNHNLPIAPNLLNMDFYASAPDEKYVGDITYIHTGEGWLYLATVIDLYSRKVVGWSMDDTMKVSLVNDALSMAIKHRNPSEGLLWHTDRGSQYASYAHKDLLEKHSIIQSMSRKGNCWDNAVAESFFKTLKSDLVYQTYFYTKRQAKQEIFEYIEFHYNRVRSHSYLGNLSPVKFEEINKVLQMEMVA, encoded by the coding sequence ATGTATGAACATAGAAAAAGTTTTAGTATTAATCTTATGAGTAAAGTGCTCAAGGTAGATAGGACATCTTATTATCATTGGATAAAAACTGGATGCATTACTAAAAAAGTAGACGAGCAACTCAATGATTTGATTGAAGTTATATTTATTCAAGGTAGAAAAAACTATGGCACAAGAAGAATTCAAGACAAACTAAAAGAACTCTACGGTGTATTAGTATCAAGAAAGCGTATCTCCAGTATCATGAAAGAACTGGGTCTAAAAGTGAACATGAAAAGAAGATATAAAAATACGACAGATTCTAATCATAACTTACCAATAGCTCCTAATCTCCTAAACATGGATTTTTATGCATCTGCTCCAGATGAAAAATATGTAGGAGATATTACATATATCCATACAGGTGAAGGTTGGCTCTATCTGGCTACTGTGATTGATTTATACTCAAGAAAAGTTGTCGGTTGGTCTATGGATGACACTATGAAAGTTTCACTTGTAAATGATGCCTTAAGCATGGCTATTAAGCATAGAAACCCTTCCGAAGGGTTACTATGGCACACAGATAGAGGGAGTCAATATGCTTCTTATGCACATAAAGATTTATTGGAAAAACACTCTATAATTCAAAGCATGAGCAGAAAAGGCAACTGCTGGGATAATGCAGTGGCTGAGAGCTTCTTTAAAACACTCAAAAGTGATTTAGTGTATCAGACATATTTTTATACGAAGAGGCAGGCAAAACAAGAGATATTTGAATATATAGAATTTCATTATAACAGAGTCAGATCACATAGTTATCTTGGAAACTTATCACCTGTTAAATTTGAAGAAATAAACAAAGTGTTACAAATGGAAATGGTTGCTTAG
- a CDS encoding helix-turn-helix transcriptional regulator: MQENNDSSNDLKSHDTTVTRLILILSKLDEDERPTQKELAQEFSVSLRTIQRDIGRLCYFPIEKTDDGKLYFTEGFSLKRTSFEDIEMVLLSLSLSMIMDISPKFSKSSHSLLAKLLVPNFATPYLIKQNPYESIDVDSAKLNELEYGIENKRITTIMINKREFVVEPYKIISFDEIWYLFAKELESEKIKTFFISDISQVDYSQKSFTMKKPIDSILENVHTAWFDDGVQYEVKVKIMQPIAHYFKRKKHFVSQELVREDDDGSIVVSFKVSSDEEVDNLIKSWLPHIKVISPKRIRKKMLKELDEYVKSLKNFEMTHPDV; encoded by the coding sequence ATGCAAGAAAATAATGACAGCAGTAATGATTTAAAATCACATGACACAACAGTAACCAGGCTGATTCTAATACTTTCAAAATTAGATGAAGATGAACGACCAACACAAAAAGAACTTGCTCAAGAATTTTCAGTAAGTCTTCGTACTATTCAAAGAGATATAGGTCGTTTATGTTATTTCCCTATTGAAAAAACTGATGATGGTAAGCTTTACTTTACTGAAGGATTCTCTCTTAAGAGAACTTCTTTTGAAGATATTGAAATGGTTTTATTGTCTCTTTCCCTTTCTATGATTATGGATATAAGTCCTAAGTTCTCAAAGTCTTCACACTCTCTTTTAGCAAAACTATTGGTACCAAACTTTGCCACACCATACCTTATAAAGCAAAACCCATATGAGAGTATAGATGTTGATTCAGCTAAACTGAATGAGCTTGAATATGGAATAGAAAACAAGAGAATTACTACTATAATGATAAATAAAAGAGAATTTGTAGTAGAACCATATAAGATAATAAGTTTTGATGAGATTTGGTATCTTTTTGCCAAAGAGTTAGAATCTGAAAAAATAAAAACTTTTTTTATTAGTGATATATCACAAGTAGATTATTCACAAAAGAGCTTCACTATGAAAAAACCAATAGACAGCATACTTGAAAATGTTCATACTGCTTGGTTTGATGATGGTGTTCAATATGAAGTAAAAGTAAAAATTATGCAACCAATAGCTCATTATTTTAAACGTAAAAAACATTTTGTATCCCAAGAGCTTGTAAGAGAAGATGATGATGGTTCTATAGTAGTGTCTTTTAAAGTTAGCTCTGATGAAGAGGTTGATAATCTTATTAAATCATGGCTACCTCATATAAAAGTTATTTCTCCAAAAAGAATTAGAAAAAAAATGTTAAAAGAATTAGATGAATATGTGAAATCACTTAAAAATTTTGAAATGACACATCCTGACGTATAA
- a CDS encoding tyrosine-type recombinase/integrase, with translation MKTLPKRIPTKTIGVFFKEIISKNNKAIDKVFIIRYVDENNKERLKTIGKYSNGIREAYCKAKINEITTKIRLGEDLPHIAKQKNKLTFDDLAQRYFSDKEHTTKEAEKEKARYTNHIEKDIGHYFAENITADILLKMQNEFRAKLAPRTVNHLIFMIGTIYKHAQKMELYKGSSPTSTLDGLKLDNKRERYLELTEITELLDESLKASLEVWLFVKLGLSTGSRVGTIMNIKKKDINIKSNSITLKDFKNNKTYNGFISDDKLKEELISRVENLKANDNIIFYERTSIEYKLRPILDTLFNSELNIDDRKNRVVIHTLRHTFASHLAINGTPILAIKALMNHSSIEMTMRYAHLAPNAGYEQVRKLYKS, from the coding sequence TTGAAAACACTTCCAAAGCGAATCCCAACTAAAACTATAGGCGTCTTCTTTAAGGAGATTATATCTAAAAACAATAAAGCTATCGATAAAGTATTTATCATCAGATATGTAGATGAAAATAATAAAGAGCGACTAAAAACTATAGGTAAGTACTCTAACGGTATCAGAGAAGCGTACTGCAAAGCCAAGATCAACGAAATAACAACTAAAATAAGACTAGGAGAAGACCTACCACATATAGCAAAACAAAAGAATAAACTAACTTTTGATGATTTAGCACAAAGATATTTTTCTGATAAAGAACACACAACAAAAGAAGCCGAAAAAGAAAAAGCTAGATACACTAACCATATTGAAAAAGATATTGGTCACTACTTCGCAGAAAACATTACAGCTGATATATTATTGAAAATGCAAAACGAATTTAGAGCAAAACTTGCACCAAGGACAGTTAATCATTTAATCTTTATGATTGGTACTATTTACAAACATGCTCAAAAGATGGAATTATACAAAGGCTCATCCCCTACTTCAACATTAGATGGACTAAAACTTGATAATAAGCGAGAAAGATATTTAGAACTTACAGAGATTACAGAACTTTTAGATGAATCACTAAAAGCTTCTTTAGAAGTATGGCTATTTGTAAAACTAGGCTTGTCAACCGGTTCTAGGGTTGGCACAATTATGAATATCAAGAAAAAAGACATAAATATAAAATCAAATTCTATTACTCTAAAAGATTTTAAAAATAATAAAACATATAATGGCTTTATCTCAGATGATAAATTAAAAGAGGAATTAATAAGTAGAGTAGAAAATTTAAAAGCAAATGATAATATCATATTTTATGAAAGAACATCAATTGAGTACAAGCTCAGACCTATACTAGATACCCTCTTTAACTCTGAACTAAATATAGATGATAGAAAAAACAGAGTTGTTATACATACGCTTAGACACACTTTCGCTTCTCATTTAGCCATAAATGGCACACCTATTTTAGCCATTAAGGCCCTCATGAATCATTCTAGCATTGAGATGACTATGAGGTATGCACATTTAGCACCAAATGCTGGATACGAACAAGTGAGAAAATTATACAAGTCCTAA
- a CDS encoding CoA-binding protein, whose product MECEFPCVNSNKKEIKDIFSSVKTIAVLGLSPDASKPSHRVAKYLQEQGFKIVPVYPKEDEILGEKVYRSLGEIPFAVDMVDIFRKSKELDNVADACIKRGDIKVFWAQKEIVNNDAAQRAKNAGMMVVQNMCSMIEHKAL is encoded by the coding sequence ATGGAGTGTGAATTCCCTTGTGTTAACTCAAATAAAAAAGAGATAAAAGATATTTTTAGCAGTGTGAAAACGATTGCAGTTTTAGGGCTTTCTCCTGACGCTTCAAAGCCAAGTCATAGAGTAGCTAAATATCTTCAAGAGCAAGGATTTAAGATAGTTCCAGTGTACCCAAAAGAGGATGAGATTTTGGGTGAAAAAGTTTATCGCTCACTTGGAGAGATACCTTTTGCAGTAGATATGGTTGACATTTTTAGAAAGTCAAAAGAGCTAGATAACGTTGCTGATGCGTGTATTAAACGCGGAGATATAAAGGTTTTTTGGGCTCAAAAAGAGATTGTTAACAATGATGCGGCTCAAAGAGCAAAAAATGCCGGAATGATGGTTGTTCAAAATATGTGTAGTATGATAGAGCACAAAGCTCTGTAA
- the ilvA gene encoding threonine ammonia-lyase — protein MLDIKKIYEAKERIKDVVVDTPLSYAPYLSKISGCEVYLKKENLQITGAFKIRGAYNKIASLNDEQRACGVVAASAGNHAQGVAFSALKFNIKAVIIMPESTPLTKVNGVKYYGAEVILAGSNYDEAYAYATEYGKKNSLTFIHPFEDEDVIAGQGTLALDILNKCEDLDAIIIPVGGGGLISGMACAIKSINPNIEVIGVSATGAPALKNSYDLKKVVDTLSVRTIADGIAVRDTSPITLAYMLDSVDKFVSVDDEEIASAILFLLEKQKLVVEGAGAVGVAALIHKKLEYLKGKKVAVVLSGGNMDVTLLSVIIEKGLLKSGRKMKLTVTLIDKPGSLMHFTQILQGLNANIVHISYDRTSISLDYGDANVTVHVETKGEQHQVEIHNVLKQEGYIRD, from the coding sequence TTGTTAGATATAAAAAAGATATATGAGGCAAAAGAACGCATAAAAGATGTTGTGGTTGACACACCTCTCTCGTATGCGCCATATTTAAGCAAAATATCTGGTTGTGAAGTTTACTTGAAAAAAGAGAATTTGCAAATAACTGGTGCATTTAAAATAAGAGGTGCTTACAATAAAATAGCATCATTAAACGATGAGCAAAGAGCTTGCGGCGTCGTTGCAGCTAGTGCTGGAAATCACGCACAAGGTGTTGCCTTCTCTGCGTTAAAGTTTAATATTAAAGCTGTGATTATTATGCCAGAATCAACGCCTCTTACAAAAGTAAACGGTGTTAAGTATTATGGTGCGGAAGTTATCCTGGCCGGAAGCAATTATGATGAAGCTTATGCATACGCTACAGAGTATGGAAAGAAAAACTCTTTAACATTTATACACCCTTTTGAAGATGAAGATGTTATTGCAGGGCAGGGGACTTTAGCTTTAGATATTCTCAATAAATGTGAAGATCTTGATGCCATAATCATCCCAGTTGGCGGTGGAGGACTTATCTCTGGAATGGCATGCGCTATAAAGAGTATAAATCCAAACATAGAAGTCATAGGTGTTAGTGCTACAGGTGCGCCGGCTCTGAAAAATTCATACGATCTTAAAAAAGTTGTTGACACACTAAGTGTAAGGACTATAGCTGACGGAATAGCAGTTCGTGATACTTCTCCTATAACACTAGCATATATGTTAGATAGCGTAGACAAGTTTGTCAGCGTAGATGATGAAGAGATTGCCAGTGCAATTTTGTTTTTACTAGAGAAACAAAAACTTGTAGTTGAAGGGGCTGGTGCCGTTGGTGTTGCCGCTTTGATTCATAAAAAATTAGAGTATCTAAAAGGTAAAAAAGTTGCCGTAGTTTTAAGTGGCGGGAATATGGATGTTACGCTTCTTTCTGTTATTATTGAAAAGGGTCTTTTAAAGTCTGGAAGAAAGATGAAATTGACAGTTACACTGATTGATAAACCAGGTTCTCTTATGCATTTTACACAGATTCTTCAAGGGTTAAATGCAAATATTGTTCATATTTCATATGACAGAACGTCGATTTCGCTTGACTATGGCGATGCAAATGTAACCGTACATGTAGAGACAAAGGGTGAACAGCATCAAGTCGAGATTCATAATGTTTTAAAACAAGAGGGCTACATAAGGGACTAA
- a CDS encoding acetolactate synthase large subunit produces the protein MQINGAQMVIEALIAEGVDTVFGYPGGAIMNVYDEIYKQNNFKHILTRHEQAAVHAAEGYSKASGKVGVAMITSGPGFTNAVTGLADAYMDSIPLVVISGQVPMSLIGTDAFQEIDAVGISRSCTKHNYLVTNAADLPRVLKEAFYIASSGRPGPVHVDIPKDVTAQIAEFDYSIELDLETYKPHIKGNPRQIKKAMEAIAKSRRPLFYLGGGIINSNAADEVRELVHKTGIPAVETFMARGTLSHDDDLLISMLGMHGSYAANMAMSETDLVIALGARFDDRVTGKLSEFAKNAGVIHVDIDPASISKLINADYPIVGDVKNVVKEMLELSSQVKPEKYASWRDTISKFDELHPLAYHEDTDRIKPQWVIERVGQLLGDDANISTDVGQHQMWTAQFYPFSRPRQFISSGGLGTMGFGFPAAMGVKSACPEKISVNFTGDGSILMNCQELMTAVEQKLPVINIILNNNFLGMVRQWQTLFYDKRHSETDLSVQPDFVKLSEAFGGIGYRVNTKEEFDAALKDAVEKNIVAFIDVVVERMENVMPMVPSGGSLFNMMLLEKKEK, from the coding sequence ATGCAAATAAATGGCGCACAAATGGTCATTGAGGCTTTAATTGCGGAGGGCGTTGACACAGTGTTTGGCTACCCAGGCGGAGCTATCATGAATGTCTACGATGAGATTTATAAACAAAATAACTTTAAACATATTTTGACAAGACACGAACAAGCTGCTGTTCATGCCGCTGAGGGCTACTCAAAAGCTAGCGGTAAAGTTGGTGTTGCAATGATTACAAGTGGACCAGGGTTTACAAATGCTGTAACTGGTTTAGCTGATGCATATATGGACTCAATTCCATTAGTTGTAATAAGCGGGCAGGTTCCGATGAGTCTGATTGGTACTGATGCATTTCAAGAGATTGATGCTGTTGGTATAAGTCGCTCATGTACTAAGCATAACTATCTTGTAACAAATGCAGCTGATTTACCACGTGTACTGAAAGAGGCATTTTATATAGCATCAAGTGGTCGTCCAGGACCTGTACATGTAGATATTCCAAAAGATGTAACTGCTCAGATTGCTGAATTTGATTATTCAATAGAGCTTGACTTGGAAACTTATAAGCCACATATCAAAGGTAACCCTCGTCAAATTAAAAAAGCGATGGAAGCTATAGCTAAATCTAGAAGACCACTTTTTTATCTTGGCGGCGGTATCATAAATTCAAATGCTGCTGATGAAGTTAGAGAGTTGGTTCATAAAACAGGAATCCCTGCTGTAGAGACATTTATGGCAAGAGGTACTTTGAGCCATGATGATGATTTATTGATCTCTATGCTAGGTATGCATGGCTCATATGCTGCAAATATGGCAATGAGCGAGACTGACTTGGTAATTGCTCTAGGTGCAAGATTTGATGACCGCGTTACCGGTAAACTTTCAGAATTTGCAAAAAATGCAGGAGTTATACATGTAGATATCGATCCTGCATCAATTTCTAAGTTAATTAATGCAGATTATCCAATTGTTGGTGACGTAAAAAATGTTGTAAAAGAGATGCTAGAACTATCTTCACAAGTTAAACCTGAGAAGTATGCCTCTTGGAGAGATACTATAAGTAAATTTGATGAGCTTCACCCTTTGGCTTATCATGAAGACACAGATAGAATTAAACCACAATGGGTTATTGAAAGAGTCGGGCAACTACTTGGTGATGATGCAAATATCTCTACTGATGTTGGTCAACATCAAATGTGGACAGCTCAATTTTACCCATTCTCTCGCCCTAGACAGTTTATAAGTTCTGGTGGACTTGGAACAATGGGATTCGGTTTTCCGGCAGCTATGGGTGTAAAATCAGCTTGTCCTGAAAAAATAAGTGTTAATTTTACCGGAGATGGCTCAATCCTTATGAATTGTCAAGAGTTAATGACTGCGGTTGAGCAAAAACTTCCGGTTATAAATATCATTCTTAACAATAACTTTCTTGGAATGGTTCGTCAGTGGCAAACACTTTTTTATGATAAAAGACATAGTGAGACCGATTTAAGTGTTCAGCCTGACTTCGTAAAATTGTCAGAGGCGTTTGGTGGAATTGGATACAGGGTTAATACAAAAGAGGAATTTGATGCAGCTCTTAAAGATGCTGTTGAGAAGAACATAGTTGCATTTATAGATGTTGTTGTTGAAAGAATGGAAAACGTTATGCCAATGGTTCCATCAGGTGGGTCGCTGTTTAATATGATGCTATTAGAGAAGAAGGAGAAATAA
- the ilvN gene encoding acetolactate synthase small subunit has product MEASERRVISVIVVNEASVLSRITDLFSGRGYNITSLTVAPIPDSKYSRLTIVTSGSIRVIEQITKQLHKLIPVLRVYEHADLVEKEMALVKFPITENITDISTLCEAYNGKIVNVGDNVIIVMVADEPKRVENFLQVIKRYNPKEIVRSGAVALER; this is encoded by the coding sequence ATGGAAGCTAGTGAAAGAAGAGTTATCTCTGTTATTGTAGTAAACGAGGCTAGTGTTTTATCTCGTATTACAGATCTTTTCTCTGGTCGTGGATACAACATTACATCTTTGACTGTTGCTCCGATTCCTGATAGTAAATACTCTAGGCTTACTATTGTTACATCAGGTTCTATAAGAGTTATAGAGCAAATTACGAAACAGCTACATAAGCTTATCCCTGTTCTTAGAGTCTATGAGCATGCGGACTTGGTTGAAAAAGAGATGGCTTTGGTTAAGTTCCCAATCACTGAAAATATTACTGACATAAGTACTCTTTGCGAAGCATATAATGGCAAAATAGTAAATGTTGGTGATAATGTAATTATAGTTATGGTTGCAGATGAGCCAAAAAGAGTTGAGAATTTTTTGCAAGTTATCAAAAGATACAATCCAAAAGAGATTGTTAGAAGCGGTGCTGTAGCACTTGAAAGATAG